A part of Aegilops tauschii subsp. strangulata cultivar AL8/78 chromosome 2, Aet v6.0, whole genome shotgun sequence genomic DNA contains:
- the LOC109767256 gene encoding uncharacterized protein: MTWEHYLAAPAPPGERIGGVECHTVADVVILTFWTFYRCAEGQEEAATRVIEAECRRLLQNWRNGARTQATRDYFTSIGIRMSKSKCRTKYLSKEKYMKVPPRWGVDRLDCWEALVDEWCSPQWLSTHNNAKDRRGKMSGVPHHQGSVNLYQYGDNWVRHNETDVPELFDLYSMAHSAPYKKAKAFSESDLDDPKNFTNRASHNKLVRYRDEGKARKGPDFNPSQPIDLELVMISGGGRNPGLLAIGDGLIRCTSTLPQIKRRQTSSDPEIRPRPRPMDLEIKAAIEEERAKTQELLAEERRHAAEREREIEERTARLLEEERNRNDLANRAIYELFASMCEKNGQTPPPMPVIAPADTHNSRQASTSAIGASKNPDPPPSATTTSKNHDPSPTG; this comes from the exons ATGacctgggagcactacttggcagccccggccccgccgggggAGAGGATCGGCGGTGTTGAGTGCCACACGGTGGCCGACGTTGTGATCCTGACGTTTTGG accttTTACAGGTGTGCTGAGGGACAGGAGGAGGCCGCGACTCGGGTTATCGAAGCCGAGTGCAGGCGGCTACTTCAAAACTGGCGGAACGGGGCTCGGACGCAGGCTACTCGAGACTACTTCACCTCGATTGGTATTAGGATGTCCAAGTCGAAGTGCCGCACAAAGtatctgagtaaggagaagtacatgaag gtgcccccgagatgggGTGTGGATAGGCTGGAttgttgggaggcgttggtggatgagtggtgctctccccaatggctaTCCACCCACAACAATGCAAAGGATCGGCGTGGCAAAATGAgcggtgtgccacaccatcaaggcagcgtCAACCTATATCAGTACGGggataactgg GTGCGGCACAACGAGACGGATGTGCCAGAGCTGTTCGACCTCTATTCCATGGCCCATAGTGCCCCGTAtaagaaggccaaggcattctCTGAGTCTGATCTTGATGATCCAAAGAACTTCACCAACCGcgcctcccacaacaagctcgtgaggtatagagacgaggggaaggcgaggaaagggccggactttaacccgagccagccTATTGATctagagctggtgatgatatctggtggcgggaggaaCCCTGGCTTGTTAGCCATTGGggatggactgatacgttgtACTAGCACTCTCCCGCAGATCAAGAGGCGCCAGACGAGCTCCGATCCTGAGATAAGACCTCGTCCACGGCCAATGGATCTTGAAATCAAG gctgctattgAGGAAGAGAGAGCAAAGACCCAGGAGCTTCTGGCGGAGGAAAGGAGGCATgcggcggagagggagagggagattgaggagaggacggctaggcttttggaggaggagaggaaccggaacgacTTGGCTAACCGGGCCATATACGAGCTCTTCgcg TCCATGTGCGAGAAGAACGGTCagacccctccgccgatgccagtcATTGCTCCGGCGGACACT CATAactcccgacaagcatcgacgTCTGCCATTGGCGCGAGCAAGAACCCCGatcctcctccgtctgccacaaCCACGAGCAAGAACCACGATCCTTCACCTACGGGTTGA